TCGGGCAGGGTTTCGCGTGAGGCAGCTCGTTTTATGCTTCAAAATAAAAACCAGTTGGCGATTGTAACGCTGGACGGCAAAGTAAAGCTGGATGATGCGTTTCATATCAATGTAAGAAAAGCAGATGGTAAAATCGTTAAAATATCGCTGTCTCTGTTTATGAGTGAGTATGGAGATGAGCTGAGAGCTGCCCGGATTCAGCCTGGCGATACGGTAACGGTTGAAGGTGAGGGATTGGGAACGGAAGGCATATCCTCCGCCAATTTAATTTATCCAACCGGCATACAGAAGCTTGGCTTCAAAAGTATAGGATCAACTTTGGAAGAGGCAAGCACAGGTGGCAGTGTAAGGTTTTCCGGTACGGTGACAGAGATTGTGCTGCCGGATCTGAAAACATGGAGTCAGCGACAAGGTTTACTGTTTAGTGCGCTGGAGGAATGGTTCCCTTTATCACAGTCGCATCTGGAGAAGCTTAAGAATTTCGAAGTGTTGGAGGAAGATTGGACGGAACCTTGGACAGGGGTACGCAATGCAGTTATAGTCCATCCTGTTCGTCAGAGCACAGGCGAGATCGACCTCCTGTTCACAGTGACATCGTTGCAGGAAATTAGTGAGACGAATGAAGCTCTGCGTTGGTTTTATCTGTACCTAGGGATCGGAGGATTTGCACTCATTCTGATTTTGTCCCTGTTCTATTCCCGAATGGTAACCCGTCCGCTCATTGCTTTGAATAATACCGCCAAGCGGATGGCTAAGCTCGATTTTACAGCCCATACACCAATCCGGCAGAATGATGAACTGGGCAGCTTGTCCTACAGCATGTATACCCTGTCCCAGAACCTGGACACCGCTTTGCGCGAGCTTCAGGAGGCCAATCAGCAATTAGTGGAGGATATGGAACAGAAGCAG
The Paenibacillus peoriae DNA segment above includes these coding regions:
- a CDS encoding sensor histidine kinase, with the protein product MNKRGVTFKLFIMTVVFFLCFYGMVILSQLLFFENFYQKQKIGRVESRLQSFGQSYVQEAWGSGRVSREAARFMLQNKNQLAIVTLDGKVKLDDAFHINVRKADGKIVKISLSLFMSEYGDELRAARIQPGDTVTVEGEGLGTEGISSANLIYPTGIQKLGFKSIGSTLEEASTGGSVRFSGTVTEIVLPDLKTWSQRQGLLFSALEEWFPLSQSHLEKLKNFEVLEEDWTEPWTGVRNAVIVHPVRQSTGEIDLLFTVTSLQEISETNEALRWFYLYLGIGGFALILILSLFYSRMVTRPLIALNNTAKRMAKLDFTAHTPIRQNDELGSLSYSMYTLSQNLDTALRELQEANQQLVEDMEQKQRMEAVQQDFFANASHELKTPLSIIKGFAEGLQDGVSAGKQDHYMKVIVEEADKMERLVKDMLDLAKLESGTLKLRKTTFILSELVEEVVDKLFHLLKEKKLEVVIIPANEMPIHADVGWLEQVIINFVVNAIRHAEEGSSITIRIEGAGEISSFSIENKGETIPDDQLEQIWDRFYRAELSRSRQTGGTGLGLSIVKRILDLHEFHFKVENTKDGVRFVVIFGG